The Cyclobacterium amurskyense genome contains the following window.
CATTATAAACAGTTTCATCAAGTTGATTTAACTCTACTTTTGCCTCTGCATAATTCAGCAACACCTCTCCAAGCCTGAAAATGGTAAGGTTTTGATCTGTCGACCCCACATCTGTAGGATAATTGGCTACGTCTATGTGTTTTCTGTATAAATAGCCTGTAAAGGATGCATAAGCGTGTGCAGCTTCTATATTAGGCACTCTAATCTTCTCATTTCCTCTGAATTCCCAAGTCATGGTACTGTCCCTATGGGTTTCATAAATCCAGTTTACCAATCGCGAGCCCGGTACTACTAAGGTATAGTTCAATCTAGGGTCTCTATTTTCAAAAGGACTTTGAGGATTGAATAGTGGAGATTCATCAATGGGCAATCCATCTATACAATCATAGGTATCTACCATGTCCTGAGGAGGTTTTTTATTGGAATGCCCAAGGGCCATTCTAGACCAAAAATTTCTTGGCATATTGTGCGTTGCAACTCCTCTTAAGTATTGAATTCGCATGATTACTTCACTAGAATTGTCTCCTGCAAAGGTAAACATCCCCTCATAGTCAGGATCAATTTGATAGGCATTAGCATCCATCAGTTCTTTTGCCGCTGCTGCTGATTCTTGCCATCTTTCATTCCATAATGCCACTCTGGATATCAAAGCAAGTGCCACACCTTTGGTGACCCTTCCTTTCTCAGCAGCATTCATTGGAAGTTGATCCTTAATTTCATTTAACTCTGAAAGAACAAAATCAATCACTGCTTCTTTCGAAGACCTAGGGGTCTGCGATTCCTCTAGTGATAGATTAGTTGTCACCAAAGGCACATCCCCATAGAGCTCTGTCAGGTAAGCATAAAAATACGCCCTGAGAAACCTCGCTTCTCCTACAAGTCTGTCGTATTTTGCCGGATCCATTTCTTGCCTCAAATGGTCTCCCTTTGAGGTTATGAAATTCACCCTGTTAATTCCTCTGTAGAAATGTGACCAAAAACCATTGGTGTAGCCATTGTCTGCATTTTGTTCACCTCTACCAAGGGCTTGCAAATCACTTCCATTTCGATCCCAGCCATCATCTGAGGCAAAATCGAAAGATAAAAACCAGGCTATACCTACAGGGAAATACCATAGTCTGTTGTAAACTCCGGTAACTGCCATCTCCAATTCAGTTTCGTTGGCAAAATACGTCTCACTAGAAGGGGAATCCAGTGGCAACCGCTCTAGAAATTCTTCATTACATGCTGAAGAAAATAGTAAAGCAGGTATCAATATTGTATATATAATTATCTTTTTCATCAGTTCTCAGTGTTTAGAAATTAACATTCAAACCCATAGTATAAGTAGCCATTTGCGGATACCAACCACCATTACTAACAGGTGCTTCTGGATCATAACCTTCATAAAAATTATGAATGGTAAAAAGATTTCTACCACTTAGGTAGATCCTTATTCCCTGAATATTGAGTGGTGCTAAAGCATCTTCAGAAAATGAATATCCTAACTGAATGTTTTGACCTCTTAAATAAGCTGCATTTCTCATCCAAAAACTTGAGTTTTGCTCATTGTTGGTCTGGTTCCAGGCCAATCTAGGATATGCGGCATCCGTATTGGTAGGTGTCCAATGGTCTTTGTGTTGTTCTTGTACTGTTCCCCCCAAATAAAAAGGCATGATTCCCTGACCAAACAAATACCCGTCGGCTTTGCCTACTCCTTGTAAAAAGATGGATAGATCAAATCCTTTATAATCAGCATTGAAACGTGCTCCAAAGGTATGTCTGGGAATAGGACTTCCTATCACAGCAAGGTCACGGTCATTGATCATTCCATCACCATCAACATCTTTATACTTGATATCACCTGGGGCAATATTGCCAAACTGATCCGCATGATTGTCTACTTCTTCCTGAGACTGAAACAAGCCTTCATCTATATAACCGAAGAAAGAACCTATAGGATAACCTTCTCTATTTACTGTCAGTCCTGTGTTTTCGATTCCTCTCATGTCCACAATTTCATTGCGAACATCAGAATAATTC
Protein-coding sequences here:
- a CDS encoding RagB/SusD family nutrient uptake outer membrane protein, which encodes MKKIIIYTILIPALLFSSACNEEFLERLPLDSPSSETYFANETELEMAVTGVYNRLWYFPVGIAWFLSFDFASDDGWDRNGSDLQALGRGEQNADNGYTNGFWSHFYRGINRVNFITSKGDHLRQEMDPAKYDRLVGEARFLRAYFYAYLTELYGDVPLVTTNLSLEESQTPRSSKEAVIDFVLSELNEIKDQLPMNAAEKGRVTKGVALALISRVALWNERWQESAAAAKELMDANAYQIDPDYEGMFTFAGDNSSEVIMRIQYLRGVATHNMPRNFWSRMALGHSNKKPPQDMVDTYDCIDGLPIDESPLFNPQSPFENRDPRLNYTLVVPGSRLVNWIYETHRDSTMTWEFRGNEKIRVPNIEAAHAYASFTGYLYRKHIDVANYPTDVGSTDQNLTIFRLGEVLLNYAEAKVELNQLDETVYNALNAIRGRESVQMPAIEGGKTQEELRNIVRKERRHELGMEGFRYFDIRRWRVAEDIMPGPYRGRVNRYGGGGWLSEAPMIDEMGTPNYDNISNADEMVVVETRAFNPERDYLWPIPRIELETNTALTQNPNY